One genomic region from Fictibacillus marinisediminis encodes:
- the argS gene encoding arginine--tRNA ligase: MNVVDQVKLHLKQEIEEAVIKAGLAEREQLPEVVLEIPKDKSHGDYATNMAMQLARIAKKAPKMIAEEILNHFDKSKASISKLEIAGPGFINFYMDNAYLTDLIPAILKAGEDYGRTEFGGGKKVQVEFVSANPTGNLHLGHARGAAVGDSLCNILDRAGYEVSREYYINDAGNQINNLAYSIEARYFQALGQEKEMPQDGYFGKDIIEFGKDLAEEYGDKWAAADEKERFNFFRQYGLEKELEKIKIDLAEFRVNFDVWYSETSLYESGKIDKALSKLKDAGVVYEEEGATWFRTTDFGDDKDRVLIKNDGSYTYLTPDISYHQDKLDRGFEKLINIWGADHHGYIPRMKAAIQALGYDREQLDVLIIQLVSLFQNGEKVKMSKRTGKAVTLKDLMEEVGIDATRYFFAMRSSDTHLDFDMDLAVSKSNENPVFYVQYAHARVCSMLRQGAEMGLSCDGELDLSHVSSEKEVELLKKLGEFPAAIDEAADKMLTHRITNYVFELASALHSFYNAERVLDAENKEKSTARYALMKATQITIENALKVVGVSAPDRM, translated from the coding sequence ATGAACGTTGTAGATCAGGTAAAGCTACATTTAAAACAAGAGATTGAAGAAGCGGTAATTAAGGCAGGATTGGCAGAAAGAGAACAGCTTCCAGAAGTGGTTCTTGAAATTCCAAAGGATAAGTCGCACGGGGACTACGCGACCAATATGGCGATGCAGCTCGCTCGTATTGCCAAGAAAGCACCAAAAATGATTGCAGAAGAAATTCTGAATCATTTTGATAAAAGTAAGGCATCCATCAGCAAGCTTGAAATTGCAGGTCCGGGATTCATAAACTTTTACATGGATAATGCGTATTTAACAGACTTAATTCCAGCTATTCTTAAAGCAGGAGAAGATTACGGAAGAACAGAATTCGGCGGTGGAAAGAAGGTTCAGGTTGAGTTTGTATCAGCGAACCCGACAGGAAATCTTCACCTTGGACATGCGCGTGGAGCAGCTGTTGGTGATTCTCTTTGCAACATCCTTGATCGTGCAGGATATGAAGTCTCCCGTGAATATTATATTAATGATGCGGGAAACCAGATTAATAACCTTGCTTATTCCATTGAAGCACGATACTTTCAGGCTCTTGGGCAAGAAAAGGAAATGCCGCAGGACGGATACTTCGGTAAAGATATTATTGAATTCGGAAAAGACCTCGCTGAAGAGTATGGAGACAAATGGGCTGCAGCTGATGAAAAAGAGCGTTTCAACTTCTTCCGCCAATACGGCCTTGAGAAGGAACTTGAGAAAATAAAAATCGATCTGGCTGAATTCCGGGTTAATTTTGATGTATGGTATTCTGAAACGTCCCTTTACGAATCCGGAAAGATCGACAAGGCCCTCTCGAAACTGAAAGATGCAGGGGTTGTCTATGAAGAAGAAGGCGCGACTTGGTTCCGGACAACGGACTTTGGCGATGATAAAGACCGTGTTCTGATTAAGAATGACGGATCGTATACGTATCTGACACCGGATATCTCTTATCACCAGGATAAGCTTGACCGAGGTTTTGAGAAGCTGATCAACATTTGGGGAGCAGATCACCATGGTTATATTCCTCGAATGAAGGCGGCCATCCAGGCGCTTGGCTATGACCGTGAACAGCTCGATGTTTTAATTATCCAGCTTGTTTCCTTGTTCCAAAACGGGGAAAAAGTAAAGATGAGCAAACGTACGGGAAAAGCTGTAACCCTGAAAGATCTAATGGAAGAAGTAGGCATCGATGCAACTCGCTACTTCTTCGCGATGAGAAGCTCTGACACTCATCTTGATTTTGATATGGACTTAGCGGTTTCAAAATCAAACGAGAATCCGGTATTCTATGTGCAGTACGCACATGCCCGTGTATGCAGCATGCTGCGCCAGGGTGCGGAGATGGGCTTGTCCTGCGACGGAGAGCTTGACCTTTCTCACGTCTCCTCTGAAAAAGAGGTTGAGCTGCTGAAAAAGCTCGGCGAATTCCCGGCTGCGATTGATGAAGCGGCTGATAAGATGCTCACCCACCGCATCACGAACTATGTATTTGAACTGGCATCTGCACTGCACAGCTTCTACAATGCTGAGCGAGTGCTCGATGCTGAAAATAAAGAAAAATCAACCGCTCGCTACGCGTTGATGAAGGCCACTCAAATCACGATTGAAAACGCATTGAAGGTTGTGGGTGTTTCCGCACCTGACCGAATGTAA
- a CDS encoding XapX domain-containing protein — translation MKLVILALITGAAVGIVFAMLKLPIPAPPALSGIAGIVGIYLGYKIYLWAFSLFMKP, via the coding sequence ATGAAGCTGGTTATTTTAGCACTGATTACAGGTGCAGCTGTAGGCATCGTTTTTGCCATGCTTAAGCTGCCGATTCCTGCTCCGCCAGCCTTATCGGGCATTGCCGGAATCGTTGGGATTTACCTGGGATACAAGATCTATCTTTGGGCGTTTTCGCTTTTTATGAAGCCATGA
- a CDS encoding PAS domain S-box protein gives MGNKLTRSPMPFMHQLSDAIILLTKDFSIQEINSAAEKMTGWAQEELKGLPISSLLPDLNIKRNKQQAVLSGDIHDSMIVDVSIDDLGTDEAYQVCILKPVNTDVEEVNSGAIENFQEDLLVTLTNIVPDFIGIKDGYGKFVYANKFSGDIFGYPHTDFIGKTDADLAQLVPYFKPVFDYCIETDEGVWQEGKLQRCVEKIPTASGARIFDVYKIPVFDEEGVRKNLLVFGREITDQVLSHEKLQESESRYRLLAENSTDIISTHNVEGEMLYVSPACEQLLGYTPQELLSKKAFDLFHPSDIRQSLKVHEQLLKGSEISNFQFRLKSKKGEYHCVESTCRGIKDELTGEVIEIIAVTRDISERLEAEELLRKSDKLSIVGQLAASVAHEIRNPLTALKGFIQLFQSKGIVDCEKYYGIMLDELNRIEQIITELLILAKPQSKTVEKKGIKELIHYVVDLLDRQALVHNVHIVCDLEENLPLINCVENELKQVFINLVKNAIEAMPDGGIIHIDSERKGRNIEIIIQDQGCGIPPESLKKLGEPFYSTKEKGTGLGLMTSYKIIQEHFGQINIESDSGRGTAVQIILPIA, from the coding sequence ATGGGAAATAAGCTAACAAGGTCTCCGATGCCTTTTATGCATCAGCTGTCAGATGCCATCATACTTCTAACCAAGGATTTTTCTATACAGGAGATCAATTCAGCCGCAGAAAAAATGACAGGCTGGGCACAGGAGGAGCTGAAAGGCCTACCCATCTCAAGCCTCCTTCCAGACTTGAATATAAAACGAAACAAACAGCAGGCCGTATTGTCTGGAGATATACATGATTCGATGATTGTGGATGTGAGTATAGATGATCTGGGTACAGATGAAGCATATCAAGTCTGTATTCTCAAGCCTGTAAACACAGATGTTGAAGAAGTGAACTCAGGAGCTATTGAAAATTTTCAGGAAGATCTATTGGTTACCTTAACTAATATTGTGCCTGACTTTATCGGGATTAAGGACGGATATGGGAAATTTGTTTACGCCAATAAATTTTCGGGTGATATATTTGGTTACCCGCATACAGATTTTATCGGAAAAACCGATGCTGATCTTGCTCAGTTAGTTCCTTATTTCAAACCGGTTTTTGATTATTGTATAGAAACCGATGAAGGGGTTTGGCAAGAAGGCAAACTTCAGCGTTGTGTAGAAAAGATTCCGACGGCCTCAGGCGCCAGGATTTTTGATGTATACAAGATTCCGGTCTTTGATGAGGAAGGCGTTCGAAAAAACTTGCTCGTTTTCGGGCGGGAAATCACAGACCAGGTTTTGTCCCATGAAAAACTGCAGGAAAGCGAATCGAGATACAGGCTATTGGCCGAAAACTCTACCGATATAATCTCCACTCATAATGTGGAGGGAGAAATGCTCTACGTTTCACCTGCATGCGAGCAGCTGCTCGGATATACCCCTCAGGAATTGCTGTCCAAAAAAGCCTTTGATCTCTTTCATCCAAGTGATATTAGGCAATCGCTTAAGGTACATGAACAACTGTTAAAGGGAAGCGAAATCAGCAACTTCCAATTCAGGCTGAAGAGCAAAAAAGGCGAATACCACTGTGTTGAATCGACCTGCAGGGGAATTAAGGATGAATTAACCGGTGAAGTCATTGAAATTATCGCTGTTACACGGGATATATCCGAACGGCTGGAAGCGGAAGAACTGCTTCGCAAGTCTGATAAACTTTCGATTGTAGGCCAGCTTGCGGCTTCGGTAGCTCACGAAATCCGGAATCCGCTTACCGCACTGAAGGGTTTTATTCAGCTTTTTCAATCTAAAGGAATCGTGGACTGCGAGAAGTATTATGGCATTATGCTGGATGAGCTGAACCGGATTGAGCAAATCATCACGGAACTGCTGATCCTTGCCAAACCTCAATCCAAGACGGTCGAAAAGAAGGGCATCAAAGAGCTCATTCATTACGTCGTGGACCTGCTTGACCGCCAGGCTCTTGTTCACAATGTCCATATCGTTTGTGATTTGGAGGAAAATCTTCCTCTTATTAACTGTGTGGAAAATGAACTGAAGCAGGTGTTTATTAACTTAGTGAAAAATGCGATTGAAGCGATGCCGGATGGAGGAATCATCCACATCGACAGTGAGCGCAAAGGCAGAAACATTGAAATTATTATTCAGGATCAGGGATGCGGAATCCCGCCTGAAAGCCTAAAGAAACTGGGTGAACCGTTCTATTCGACAAAAGAGAAGGGAACCGGGCTCGGATTAATGACGAGCTATAAAATCATCCAGGAGCATTTCGGTCAAATCAATATAGAAAGCGATTCCGGCAGAGGTACAGCTGTTCAAATCATCCTTCCAATCGCATGA
- the uvsE gene encoding UV DNA damage repair endonuclease UvsE, whose product MIVSFGYVSTALTLFDSSPSKTMTFATWSKLEKEEREQRLISITKTNLKNTLRIIHYNIASQFPLYRMSSSIVPLATHPDVNWEYLKHTAEEFRAVGDLVKAHSLRVSLHPNQFTLFTSAKKHITDNAVKDMEYHYAMLQAMSLEKEARINIHVGGTYGDKESSIARFYENIKKLPSHVKQAMTLENDDKTYTTEETLDICEAEGIPMMFDYHHHLANPSSVPLEELLPRFIATWQGTGRPPKVHLSSPKTEKAYRSHHDFVSLDYVMPFFKMIKPFTDELDVMIEAKQKDIALIRLMGELAKVRGIKRMSGGTLII is encoded by the coding sequence ATGATTGTATCTTTTGGTTATGTTTCCACCGCTCTTACCCTTTTCGATTCATCGCCGTCAAAAACGATGACTTTTGCCACTTGGTCAAAGCTTGAAAAAGAGGAACGGGAACAGCGACTTATTTCCATTACAAAAACAAATTTAAAAAATACACTGCGAATCATTCACTACAACATCGCTTCTCAATTTCCCTTATATCGGATGTCGTCCTCGATCGTTCCGCTGGCGACTCACCCTGACGTCAATTGGGAGTATTTAAAGCATACAGCTGAGGAGTTTCGTGCGGTTGGGGACCTTGTGAAAGCCCACAGCCTCCGTGTGAGTCTGCATCCAAACCAGTTTACCCTGTTTACAAGCGCCAAGAAGCATATTACGGATAATGCTGTGAAAGACATGGAATACCATTACGCCATGCTCCAGGCGATGAGTCTTGAAAAGGAAGCACGGATCAACATCCATGTTGGCGGTACTTATGGGGATAAAGAATCTTCCATAGCACGGTTCTATGAAAATATTAAAAAACTGCCTTCTCATGTTAAACAGGCCATGACACTTGAAAATGACGATAAAACCTATACGACTGAAGAAACACTGGACATATGTGAAGCTGAAGGAATACCCATGATGTTTGATTACCATCATCACCTGGCAAACCCCAGTTCTGTTCCGCTGGAAGAACTTCTTCCCCGTTTTATTGCGACATGGCAAGGCACCGGGCGGCCGCCTAAAGTCCATCTATCTTCACCAAAAACAGAAAAGGCCTACCGAAGCCATCATGACTTCGTAAGCCTCGACTATGTGATGCCTTTCTTTAAAATGATCAAGCCATTTACGGATGAGCTGGATGTGATGATAGAAGCAAAACAGAAGGATATCGCCCTCATTCGATTGATGGGTGAACTCGCCAAGGTAAGGGGAATCAAACGGATGAGCGGAGGCACCTTGATCATCTGA
- the cls gene encoding cardiolipin synthase, which yields MAIVCSILILLLAAVIIAVLIWLDFQLGKKNVAKKELEDPAVCTGEAALITTGTDFFDTLFEEIEQAKHHLHIQFYIFNEDCIGKEMTSLLKRKAREGVAVRLLVDYMGSFFLKKKAIHEMKLAGVQFAYSFKPEFPYFFYKLNRRNHRKITIIDGKKGFTGGFNVGDEYLGRDPKLGDWRDYHLQLDGPVIHSLQHQFLLDWEEASCEKLSGNSYFPELEEGPQTFTALFSSKQIYSFFLQRIEQAQTRIFIGSPYFIPDASLQRALLHALKRGVEVILLVPMKSDHPLVKEASYPYLRELLKAGCRVDQYYEGFFHAKVFMVDEKICDIGTTNFDLRSMFTNSEVNCIFHDPELIKVTLKAIEVDLARSETLQVTALDRLSLWTKTKIQIARVILPFL from the coding sequence ATGGCCATCGTATGCAGTATTTTAATCCTCCTGCTTGCAGCCGTTATTATAGCAGTGCTTATTTGGCTCGATTTTCAATTAGGCAAGAAAAATGTTGCAAAAAAGGAGCTGGAAGATCCTGCTGTCTGTACGGGGGAAGCGGCTCTCATCACGACCGGTACGGATTTTTTCGATACGTTGTTTGAGGAAATAGAACAAGCCAAACATCATTTACATATTCAATTTTATATTTTCAATGAGGACTGCATCGGCAAAGAGATGACATCTCTTCTGAAAAGAAAGGCAAGAGAAGGAGTAGCTGTACGTTTGCTCGTTGATTATATGGGCAGTTTTTTCCTTAAAAAGAAAGCCATTCATGAAATGAAGCTGGCAGGGGTTCAATTTGCCTATAGCTTTAAGCCCGAATTTCCTTACTTCTTTTATAAGCTGAACCGTAGAAACCATCGGAAAATAACGATTATTGACGGGAAAAAAGGATTTACCGGGGGATTCAATGTAGGAGACGAATATTTAGGAAGGGATCCGAAGCTTGGGGATTGGCGCGATTATCATTTACAGCTGGATGGCCCTGTAATCCATTCCTTGCAGCACCAGTTTCTTCTCGATTGGGAGGAGGCTTCGTGTGAAAAGTTAAGCGGGAATTCTTATTTTCCGGAACTTGAAGAGGGGCCTCAGACTTTTACAGCCCTTTTTTCATCCAAACAGATCTATTCGTTCTTCTTGCAGCGAATTGAACAGGCCCAAACCCGAATCTTCATTGGCTCACCCTATTTTATACCGGATGCCAGCCTGCAGAGAGCTCTCCTTCATGCACTGAAACGTGGTGTGGAGGTAATCTTGCTTGTCCCAATGAAATCCGATCATCCACTCGTAAAAGAAGCTTCCTATCCGTACTTGAGGGAACTGTTAAAGGCCGGATGCCGTGTCGACCAGTATTATGAAGGTTTTTTCCATGCGAAAGTTTTTATGGTCGATGAAAAAATCTGCGATATTGGCACAACAAATTTCGATCTGCGAAGCATGTTTACCAATTCAGAAGTAAACTGCATTTTCCATGATCCGGAACTGATTAAAGTGACACTGAAGGCCATTGAAGTAGACTTAGCCCGTTCCGAAACCCTGCAAGTCACTGCTCTGGACAGGCTCTCGCTCTGGACAAAAACAAAAATTCAGATCGCACGGGTGATCTTGCCTTTTTTATAA
- a CDS encoding ketopantoate reductase family protein — MKVVVFGAGALGVYFGGRWLEAGHEVSFLVRERRKREIEEQGLFIHSVAGDYELDEPKLILHPDEAGSCDLVLLSLKGYHLEQALPFLKQLVGQGARVLPLLNGIEHIYKLQDELGEDAVLGGLAFIIATLDEKGHVIHTSGQHDIVFGALVPSQQEMCESLYHMMEKSRMNAALSPDIIKSLWQKYMFITAFSGVTTAANLPIGRIREQEETLQLFRSVLTEMKNLANTFQVGLEEQDIEETMARIEGLPYEATSSMHQDRRKSLFLEVDHLQGGALRLAEQSMLELSYTAALYALIKPFESGVVSVAAKP; from the coding sequence ATGAAGGTTGTTGTGTTTGGTGCAGGCGCCTTAGGAGTCTATTTTGGGGGAAGGTGGCTTGAGGCGGGCCACGAGGTCTCCTTTTTAGTACGGGAAAGAAGAAAGAGAGAGATCGAGGAGCAGGGCCTGTTTATCCATAGTGTGGCAGGAGATTACGAGCTGGATGAACCAAAGCTGATTCTTCATCCGGATGAGGCGGGCTCCTGTGATCTTGTTTTGCTATCTTTAAAAGGCTATCATCTTGAACAGGCGCTTCCTTTCCTGAAACAGCTTGTTGGACAGGGGGCTCGAGTCCTTCCTCTGCTGAATGGGATCGAACATATTTATAAGCTTCAGGACGAGCTTGGAGAGGATGCTGTGCTCGGCGGCTTGGCTTTTATCATTGCCACCCTGGACGAGAAAGGGCATGTGATACATACGAGCGGGCAGCATGACATTGTTTTTGGTGCGCTAGTTCCTTCACAGCAGGAAATGTGTGAATCCCTTTATCACATGATGGAAAAAAGCAGGATGAATGCTGCACTGAGTCCTGACATTATTAAAAGTCTCTGGCAAAAATATATGTTCATTACGGCTTTCTCAGGAGTAACAACGGCAGCCAACCTGCCAATCGGAAGAATACGAGAACAAGAGGAGACACTTCAGCTGTTCCGTTCCGTGCTGACGGAAATGAAGAACCTTGCCAATACTTTTCAAGTCGGACTGGAAGAACAGGACATTGAGGAGACAATGGCGCGAATTGAAGGCCTTCCTTACGAAGCTACTTCTTCCATGCATCAGGACAGACGCAAGAGCCTGTTTCTTGAGGTCGATCATTTGCAGGGGGGGGCTCTGCGGCTGGCGGAACAAAGCATGCTGGAGCTGTCGTATACCGCAGCTTTGTACGCTTTAATCAAGCCGTTTGAAAGCGGTGTTGTCTCAGTTGCGGCAAAACCGTAG
- a CDS encoding DUF1934 domain-containing protein, giving the protein MDGQDAVISVNLIMETVIQHAKEKDVHKGEAEGTLYRKGDSTFLKYTEVIEGAGSVNNVIKMNHEGIVILRSGSVAMRQKFLIGQTTQGMYDTPYGQLWMETTTHQMNFRWNQQSKEGDLLLKYGLVLQGEDTGNYSIKINFQEAKS; this is encoded by the coding sequence ATGGATGGACAAGACGCTGTAATTTCGGTCAATTTAATAATGGAAACCGTCATTCAGCATGCAAAGGAGAAAGATGTACATAAAGGCGAAGCAGAAGGAACGCTTTACCGCAAAGGGGATAGTACGTTTCTCAAATATACGGAAGTTATAGAGGGCGCGGGTTCAGTCAACAATGTAATTAAAATGAACCATGAAGGCATAGTCATCTTAAGGAGCGGCAGTGTGGCCATGCGCCAGAAGTTTTTGATCGGGCAGACAACACAGGGGATGTACGATACCCCATATGGCCAGCTATGGATGGAAACAACCACACATCAGATGAATTTCCGCTGGAACCAGCAGAGCAAAGAAGGCGATTTGCTCTTGAAGTATGGACTTGTACTGCAGGGAGAAGACACAGGCAATTATTCGATAAAGATCAATTTTCAGGAGGCAAAGTCATGA
- the speE gene encoding polyamine aminopropyltransferase has translation MELWFTEKQTKNFGITAKIKRTYVTEQTEFQKLDMVETEEFGNMLVLDGMVMTTQKDEFVYHEMVAHVPLFTHPNPTQVLVVGGGDGGVIREVLKHPSVEKATLVEIDGKVIEYSKQYLPEIAGELDNPRVEVKVDDGFMHIATSENKYDVIMVDSTEPVGPAAKLFEKGFYEGISKALKEDGIFVAQTDNPWFTPELISKVFKDVSEIFPITRLYTANIPTYPSGLWTFTIGSKQYDPLEVNEERFHDIETKYWTKDLQKAAFALPKFVGDLIK, from the coding sequence GTGGAATTATGGTTCACGGAAAAACAGACGAAAAACTTTGGAATTACTGCGAAAATCAAACGCACATATGTGACGGAGCAAACAGAATTCCAAAAGCTTGATATGGTAGAAACAGAAGAATTCGGAAACATGCTTGTGCTTGACGGTATGGTCATGACCACGCAAAAGGACGAGTTTGTTTATCATGAAATGGTAGCACACGTACCTTTGTTTACTCACCCGAACCCAACGCAAGTTCTTGTTGTCGGCGGAGGAGACGGCGGTGTCATCCGTGAAGTTCTGAAGCACCCTTCCGTAGAAAAAGCAACATTGGTTGAAATCGATGGCAAGGTTATCGAGTATTCCAAGCAATACCTTCCTGAAATCGCAGGTGAGCTTGATAACCCGCGCGTGGAAGTAAAAGTGGATGACGGCTTCATGCACATCGCAACAAGCGAGAACAAGTATGATGTGATCATGGTTGACTCTACTGAGCCTGTAGGGCCTGCTGCGAAATTATTTGAAAAAGGTTTCTATGAAGGTATCTCAAAAGCGCTGAAAGAGGACGGTATTTTCGTTGCTCAAACAGACAACCCTTGGTTTACACCTGAATTGATCTCAAAAGTATTTAAAGACGTGAGCGAAATCTTCCCGATTACCCGTCTTTATACGGCCAACATCCCGACGTACCCAAGCGGGCTCTGGACATTCACGATCGGTTCAAAACAATACGATCCATTGGAAGTGAACGAAGAGCGTTTCCATGACATCGAAACGAAATACTGGACAAAAGATCTTCAAAAAGCAGCCTTCGCATTGCCGAAGTTTGTAGGAGATCTGATCAAGTAA
- a CDS encoding alpha/beta fold hydrolase, with product MAARDVHTSYRESGSGLPLVFIHPPALTSCIFKYQHEGLNQNFRVITYDMRGHGNTPYMEDSFTIGTLSDDLLALLDKLEIEKAILCGYSAGGTVAQDFVLRYPERVRALVLSGGFPQVASWFLEKEFRLGIHLAAHYPLLLINGLAWSHKVDGEDRHEIAEECKKGSQRSWRCFYEESMKYSCTESLPEIQVPLLLFYGSRSFYFLPYQEIYQRLVPYTKTIIVPGAFHQIPVKQYKFFNRALTHWAKSLR from the coding sequence ATGGCAGCAAGAGATGTGCATACATCTTACAGAGAATCGGGGTCAGGTCTCCCGCTTGTTTTTATCCACCCTCCAGCACTGACTTCCTGTATTTTTAAGTATCAGCATGAAGGGCTAAACCAGAATTTCAGAGTGATTACATACGATATGCGGGGGCATGGCAACACGCCGTACATGGAGGACTCGTTCACGATTGGAACACTGAGTGATGACCTGCTCGCTTTGCTTGATAAGCTGGAAATCGAGAAGGCTATCCTGTGCGGTTATTCTGCGGGAGGTACGGTGGCACAGGATTTTGTTCTGCGCTACCCTGAGCGGGTGCGGGCTCTCGTGTTAAGCGGAGGTTTTCCGCAAGTGGCGTCCTGGTTTTTAGAAAAAGAATTCAGGCTCGGGATCCATCTTGCTGCACATTATCCTCTCTTGTTAATAAACGGTTTGGCCTGGTCGCATAAAGTGGATGGAGAAGACAGGCATGAAATTGCAGAGGAATGCAAAAAAGGCAGCCAGAGGAGCTGGCGCTGTTTTTATGAGGAAAGTATGAAGTATAGCTGCACGGAATCCTTGCCCGAGATCCAAGTACCGCTGTTATTGTTCTACGGCTCCCGGTCCTTTTATTTTTTACCCTATCAGGAGATTTATCAAAGGCTCGTACCGTATACCAAAACCATCATCGTTCCGGGAGCATTCCATCAGATCCCGGTTAAACAATACAAATTCTTTAACCGCGCACTGACACATTGGGCCAAGTCCCTCAGATGA
- the speB gene encoding agmatinase, with the protein MRFDEAYSGNVFILSKQDYDNADAVLYGMPMDWTVSFRPGSRFGPARIREASLGLEEYSPYADKHLEEVNYFDAGDIPLPFGNPQRSLDLIEEYVATLLDAGKFPLGMGGEHLVSWPIFKALKNKYDDFAIIHIDAHADLREQYEGEPLSHSTPIRKACGLIGAENVYSFGIRSGMREEFQFAKESGMHMHKFDVADPLKKVLPALAGRNVYVTIDIDVLDPAHAPGTGTAEAGGITSKELLEAIHLISESDINVIGADLVEVAPIYDPSEQTPIAASKFLREILLGWVNKK; encoded by the coding sequence ATGCGATTTGACGAAGCCTATTCTGGAAATGTATTTATTTTAAGCAAACAGGATTATGATAATGCAGATGCGGTCCTCTACGGAATGCCGATGGACTGGACGGTATCGTTCCGCCCGGGTTCACGCTTTGGCCCTGCAAGAATCCGTGAAGCGTCTTTGGGGCTTGAGGAATACAGCCCATACGCGGACAAGCATCTTGAAGAAGTAAATTATTTTGACGCGGGTGACATTCCGCTTCCGTTCGGAAATCCGCAGCGCAGCCTTGATCTTATCGAAGAATATGTTGCAACATTGCTTGACGCCGGCAAGTTTCCACTTGGAATGGGCGGAGAGCATCTCGTATCTTGGCCGATTTTTAAGGCATTGAAGAACAAGTATGATGATTTTGCCATCATCCATATCGATGCCCATGCTGATCTTCGGGAGCAGTATGAGGGAGAGCCGCTTTCCCACTCCACTCCTATTCGCAAGGCGTGCGGTTTGATCGGAGCGGAAAACGTCTACTCTTTCGGTATTCGTTCCGGAATGAGAGAGGAATTCCAATTTGCCAAAGAATCCGGCATGCATATGCATAAGTTCGATGTGGCTGATCCTTTGAAAAAGGTACTTCCTGCGCTTGCCGGCCGCAATGTCTACGTAACGATCGACATTGACGTTCTTGATCCTGCTCATGCACCGGGTACGGGAACAGCGGAAGCAGGTGGAATTACATCCAAAGAATTGCTGGAAGCGATTCACTTAATCTCCGAGTCTGACATCAACGTGATTGGTGCTGACCTGGTTGAAGTAGCTCCAATCTATGACCCTTCTGAACAGACGCCGATCGCTGCGAGTAAATTCCTTCGGGAAATTCTCCTCGGCTGGGTCAACAAAAAATAA